Genomic DNA from Clostridia bacterium:
GCCTCGGCTTCGTCACCTACGGTATCAACACCAACACCGACGACGAAACCATCGTTGCGCCCGACTTCGTCCTCGGCAAATACGCCGGCAAGATTCCGAAGCTCGGCACGTTCCTGAGTTTCCAGAAGTCGACGGTCGGTTACATAATCTGCATATTCGTACCTTTCGTTATTTTGATAATCATTCAGGGCGTTAAGAGCATCCGCCTGTTCCGCGTTTACAAGAAGGAACAGCACGCTGAGCTCGACGCCGAGAAGGCGGAGCTTGCCGCGCAGAAGGCGGAGACCGAAAAGATGATGCGTGAAATGCTCGAGCTCAAAGCTCAGCTTTCCGGTCAACAGGCGCCGCAGCAGGCCGCTCCTCCCGTTCAGGAAGCGCCGCAGCCCGCGGCGGCTCCCGAACCCGCGCCCGCGGCAATACCCGCGCCGGAAGCGGAGCCAGCTCCCGCACCGCAGCCCGAACCGGCTCCCGCACCGCAGCCCGAACCGGCTCCCGCCGAGGATCCGTTCGCCGCGCAGAAGGCGGAGCTCGAGGCGCAGAAGGCGGAGACCGAGCGCATGATGCGCGAGATGATGGAGCTCAAAGCGAAGCTCGACGCGCAGCTCAATAAACCGAACGACGGCTCCGAAGGAGCAGAATGATTCCGCAAACGGTATATGCGGCGTATCTGCGCCGATAATACGAATGCGGTTTGAATGGATAGGAGGCAACGGCTTTGTTCAGAAATGATAAGCAACAACTGAAAAAGCGTAAGAATGCGGCGCTGAAGGTGCTGCTGTTGTCTGCGTTCGTTACATTTATGTGCTTCTCTATGCTTGTCGGCACGACCTACGCATGGCTGACCGACAGCGTCACGAGCGGTAAGAACAGGATCGTTTCCGGCAGTCTGGATATTCAAATGAACTACTATAACGGCACGAAGTTCGTTTCCGCCGAGGGCGACGTTTTTGAAAACGTTACCTGGCAGCCCGGCGCAGAAACTCACCGCCTCATACAGATTTACAACAACAGCGATATGCCCGTCAAGTTCGCGTTCAAGGCAAACGTTATGTCCGAGTACGGCAGCATAAACACCGAAGGGAACAGCTTCCTGCTTTCCGATTCGCTGGTTTCTTATCAGGCGATATTTGACAACGATAAGCTTCAGGACGCGCAGGATGCGTTGGGCGCGATCGTCCAGACGTGCAAAAACACTGCCATCAATAAGTTCGGCGCGTTCACGCAGATCAACGACAACAGCGTGCTTATCGATCCGGGCAAATCGAAATACGTTCTCCTCGCTCTTTATATGCCGGAAACCGGCGTTGAAGCCTCCACCGTTAAGGAGGGAATGCCGCTGCCTACGTTCGAGGTCGAGCTTGACCTCGCCGCCACTCAGGCGTCCGGAGGTCAGGATTCCTTCGGATACGTTCCCGGCAACACCACCGTTCCCGACGTGAGCGTCGATACGGCTAAGTTTACCTATGAGCTCGCCCCGAACACGCTCCTTTACGAAAAGGAAGACGAGAATCACAACAAGTATTATGAAATAAAGGACGCCGCGGATTTTGCCAGATTCGCAGCCGCGGTCAACAAAGGAAATAACTTCGCCGGCAAGACCGTCAAGCTGACATGCGAGGAAGAAATCGACCTCGACGGCGCCGCCTGGCCGCTGACCGGCGATTTTGCCGGAACGTTCAACGGCAACGGCAAGAAGATAAGCGACTTTAAGCTTACCGTAAACACAACGACCGCCACCCCGGTTCAGTATGCGACGCTGTTCAACGGACAGTGCGGCGTGACCAATCTTAAGGTCGCCGGTATCGCGCTGACGAAGCATAATACCGATGATAACTCCGACGCCGAATCCACGATTAACGAGTTGAGCGTTATGAGCAACGGTACGATATCTGTTGCGTGATAACCCTTTACGGAGGAGCTTTATGAGCAAAGATAACAGCACAGGCGTCGAACGCAGCACATGGCGCAAAGTCTGGAATATCGTCTCTATCGTCCTTGTGGCGATAGTCGTGCTCATAGCCGTTCTGCTTATGGGCGCCAAGATAATAGGACTCAAGACCTACAGCGTTATATCTCCTTCGATGAAGCCCGCATATAACGTCGGTGATCTCGTTTACGTCAAGGGCTACGACATTGAGGATATACCGGAGAATATCGAGGTCGGCGACGCGATAACCTTCGTCCTTGACGAAAACCTCAACGTCGCGACCCACAGAGTCGTGAGTATAGACCTTGAGAGCAGTCACTTCACAACGAAGGGCGATGCGAACGACACTCCCGACGCCAACCCCGTCCATTTCAAAAACCTCGTCGGCAAGGTCGTTTTCAAGCTTCCGCTGCTCGGCTACGTAGCCGACTGGGTGCAGAACCCGCCCGGAACCTACATAGCGGTCACCGTCGGTGCGGTGCTGCTGATCCTCGTCTTCCTGCCCGATATGATAGGGAAGAGGGTAAAGGCGAAAACAGGGCAGAACGTTATTGTGGAAGACGTGCCGCCGGCTGAAGATAAGCCGGACGGCGACGATAACTTTCAATAAATAATAATATAGTATTCTCTTGAAAAGGAGCATCAACTATGAAAAAAAAGATAATCGTTGTATCCGCAATCGTCGCGCTGGTTGCCATCGCGCTGGTCGGCTCTTCGCTCGCGTTCTTCCGCGACGCTGATGAGAAGGCGAACGTATTTGTGTTCGGCAGCGTTGACATCGAGCAGCACGAGAAGGACAGAGACGGCAACGACTTCGTTGACAACAGCATCCTGATGCCCGTCATTGATACTACTCTCGGCACCGACAGCGAGTCCGCGACCACGAGAGACACCAACGGAATGCCCACCGACGAGAACTTCCGCGATAAGATCGTCACCGTCGAGAACGTCGGCAGCGAAGACGCTTACGTCCGCACCTACATAGCCGTTCCGAAGGCGCTTGACGACGCGGGTATCCTCAAGCGTGATATCAAGGCCGGCACCGACTGGACCGCCGTTTCCGCGGACCCCGTTGCGGTCATCACCAGAGACAGCATCGATTATAACGTCTATGCATACTACTACAACGCCATTCTTCCGGACGGCGAGACCACTCCCGCTCTGCTCAACGGCGTATATCTCGATTATAAGACCGACTGCAAGACCGCGGTTGATGCAAACGGTGTTACGCAGCTGACTCATCTGACTTATCCCGGCACCCCCGCGGCGATTGAGATTGCCGTTGATGATTTCGCCATCGGTACCCCCGGCGCCGATCCCGCCGTCAATCCGACCGAATACAAGAGCTACGTGCTCGTAGCCACCGAAGGCGTCCAGGCCCGCGGCTTTGCGAACGCCGCCGCTGCTACCAACAGCGCGTTCGGCGATTTCTCCGCGATGAGCGCCGCCGACGCTGCCGCGCACTTTGACGGTTTCTGGAACTGATAGAGTTCTGTTGATTCAGGTTTTAGAGGAGAGATCGGCTTTTGTCGTAACACGTGAACGACAAATATCTCCTTTGAAATAATTTTCAAAGAAAGGAGAAGACTACTACATGAAGAAAAAGGTTCTTGTCGTTGCAGCTATCGTTGCTATCATATCCATTCTGTCGGTAGGCACTTTGGCGTGGTACAGCGATTCGCAGGAGAAGGTCAATAAGTTCATCGTTTCCTCTGATCAAAACGGTGATCCTGATTTCTCCGTTGAAGTGCAGGAGTCTGTTGACGATACCGCGAGTGACGTCGTGCCGACCGTTATAACAGATACCGACGGCAACCCCACCGGCCTCCAGTATGACGGAATACTCCCCGGCGACTTCCTGTCGAAGGAGCCCAAGGCCGTCAATACCGGCGCTTATGATGAATACATCAGAGTTACCGTAACGCTGGTTCCCGATGACGCCGCCGCGTGGGCCGCGATGGTTCCTGATTTCAAGCTGAACGACTACCTCCAGGATGTTGACGCCGACTTCGTATTCGACACGGTTTCCGCCGATGGTCTGACTGTTGTGTATTACTACAACAAGATCCTGCCCGCGGGCGAAGCTACTGCTGACGTGTTCAAGGGCTTCAACGTTCCGGACGTCGAGATGACCACCACCAGCGGAGTCGTCTCTCTTGACCTGAAGGTCAAGGCTGACGCTGTCCAGACGAGAAACATCGTCAACGCTGACGATTACGCCACCGTCGCGCTCGCCGCGAAGGCCGCGTTCACCGTTCTGGGCGCGTAACCAACTTTTCCCGTGTTTCTTAACGTAGCATGACATGCGTTTTGAATAGCAAAACACAAAAATCAATCTCGAGATTTTGTCCGCTCGAATCCGCAAAAGTTCGAGCGGCGAACAAAGGGCTTGAGGGTTCAAACCCTTTGTTCGCCAGAAAGATTTGTTCCAGTATTTAAGGAGGAAGCGTATGGCAAAAATTAAATTATGCTTTATTGCGTTTCTGATGTTAATAGTTTCACTGCTGTCTTTTGAGACCGTCGCGTTTTACACCGTAACGGGTACGGCGCGGAACGTCATAACCTTCGGCGATATCCCGTCGGAAGTTATTGAAACGACCGCTACCGGCGACGACTTCCCGGAAGACGGCGTATACGTCATGCCCGGCGATATCGTCAGCAAGATCGTTAAGGTGGCCAACAAATCCGAACATCCGTTCTACGTCAGAGTCAAGCTCGTCAAGGGCACCGACAACGTCGAGCTCACGCCCGAGGAGTGCCTCGCCATCGAGACTGACACAGTCAACTGGACGTATATGGAAGACGGATATTACTACTACAACAAGGCAGTTCCCGGCTACGGCGTAACGGAACCTCTGTTCAAGGAGGTCGAGGTCGTCGGCGACAAGATCACGAAGGAGCAGATCGGCTCCATCCTGACCGTCACCGTCAAGACCTTCGTCGTGCAGAGTGAGAACAACGCCGACACTCCGTTTGAGGCCGTTGGCTGGCCGGTAGAAAGCTGAGGCGGCAGATGAAGAGAACAGCGAAGTTTTTTGTAATGTTAATAGCTGCCGCGATACTGCTCGCGGGCGCCGTTCCGGCGTTTGCCTATAACGGTGAGGTCGTTTACGACGGCAACGCGAAAGAATTCGTCTTTGCGCCCGGCAGTGAATATTCGCCCACCGATCTTTTCCCGGATTTCAAAGACGTTATGCCGGGCGACAGTCTGACGCAGAAGATAACCGTCCGCAATACCGCGGATAAAAAGGTCGACGTCAAGATCTATATGCGTTCGCTCGGAGCGCAGGAGGGAACCGAAGACTTCCTTTCCCAGCTCTCCATGAAGGTTATCCAGAGCTCCGATAATACGTTGTTCGACGCTCCGGCGGACCAGACCGACGGACTCACCGATTGGGTCCTGCTCGGCACGCTCCGTTCCGGCGGACAGACCGATCTGACCGTTCAGCTCGACGTCCCCGTGACGATCGGCAACGAGTTCAAGAGCGCTATCGGCTACATAGACTGGGAATTCAAAGTCGAAGAGATACCGGTCGAAGAGCCCGACACCGGCGACGAAGGGTTGCCGGTATGGCCGTTCATCGCGGGCGGCGCGGCGCTCATTCTGATAGCCGTACTGCTTGTGGTTTTCAAGCGCAAGAAGTAAATTGTTCAACACAGTAATTTTTGGGAGGAACTTAGAATGAAGAAAGCGACAAAAGCAGCTCTTTGTGTAAGCATCGCTTTGCTTATTTTGTGGGGCCTCCTCGGCGCCGGCGCCTCGCTGGCGTGGTTCACGGATACCGTCACCGACGTTCGTAATCAGTTCATCATCGGCGTCGCCGATATAAGAGTTTCATATTACAGTCTTGTTCCCAACCCGACCTACGATTTCAGAGAGCTTCTCCCGACGACGACCGATATGTTTGATGACCAGGCGCTTTACGAGCCGGGTTATACAAAGGTCGTTTATATCAAAGTCGAGAACCTCGGCGGCATCCCCGTTGACTTCAAGGTTTCCGTTACGGCTAACAGCTGGGTGGACGGCAGAAACTCGCTGGGCAACGTAATACATCTCCCGTCATATCTGAAGTTCGGGATTCTTGTTGACAACAACCTTACCGATCTGGCCGCCGCGGTCAACGCGGTGGGCGGGCGTCCGGATGCGCGTATGATAGCCGGTCTCGATATGGACGATTACGAATCGCTCAATCACTATAACAGCAACAGCGCGTCCCTCGACGTCAACGAAACGAAGTACGCAGCCATCGTCGTCTATATGCCCGAGGACGTCGGCAACGTCGCCAACTACGTCGGCGATACTCAGCCGACCGTCAACCTCGGCGTGACCGTGCTTGCTTCGCAGAAGGGAACCATCGATCAGCTTTAATTAAGCCGATCAAAAGCGCCGGACGGCGCGGAATCAAAAGTAATGCCTCTTTGCGTTGGCGCCTGCAGTCCACGTTGTAAAAAGTGGCTTTGAAAGGAGAAAAGGCGATAATGTCTGATAAGGTCTTTACCAAAAAAATGACACTGTCTATATGCCTGATAATATTATGCCTGTGCGCCCTCTCCATATCTGCCGGAGCGTTCTTTTCCGATACGTCAAAATCCAACGCGAAGACGTTCTCTACCGCCACTTATGACCTGACGATCACGGCCACGAAGCAGGTGACTGAAAACTCGACGACAACGACGGAAAGCGTTACTGCGACTGCTGCCGATCCTCATATTTACGAGTTTACAATACTTCCTGATGCGGATAAAGC
This window encodes:
- a CDS encoding signal peptidase I yields the protein MWHKKENVNNAVEEQTAPEQVSTVKKVFNIVKRVFTWIVVIFAVFMMIFTIISTTTFNRRDRGLFGYKMFIVLSDSMSISEQDTTAEDKAGVYFNAGDLIFSKNLDPEECVQLQPGDVITFQSQNGDNFGEVVTHKIRRITTTAEGGLGFVTYGINTNTDDETIVAPDFVLGKYAGKIPKLGTFLSFQKSTVGYIICIFVPFVILIIIQGVKSIRLFRVYKKEQHAELDAEKAELAAQKAETEKMMREMLELKAQLSGQQAPQQAAPPVQEAPQPAAAPEPAPAAIPAPEAEPAPAPQPEPAPAPQPEPAPAEDPFAAQKAELEAQKAETERMMREMMELKAKLDAQLNKPNDGSEGAE
- a CDS encoding signal peptidase I — its product is MSKDNSTGVERSTWRKVWNIVSIVLVAIVVLIAVLLMGAKIIGLKTYSVISPSMKPAYNVGDLVYVKGYDIEDIPENIEVGDAITFVLDENLNVATHRVVSIDLESSHFTTKGDANDTPDANPVHFKNLVGKVVFKLPLLGYVADWVQNPPGTYIAVTVGAVLLILVFLPDMIGKRVKAKTGQNVIVEDVPPAEDKPDGDDNFQ
- a CDS encoding LPXTG cell wall anchor domain-containing protein gives rise to the protein MLIAAAILLAGAVPAFAYNGEVVYDGNAKEFVFAPGSEYSPTDLFPDFKDVMPGDSLTQKITVRNTADKKVDVKIYMRSLGAQEGTEDFLSQLSMKVIQSSDNTLFDAPADQTDGLTDWVLLGTLRSGGQTDLTVQLDVPVTIGNEFKSAIGYIDWEFKVEEIPVEEPDTGDEGLPVWPFIAGGAALILIAVLLVVFKRKK